CGTGAGCGCCGCCGACCCGGCGCTGCTCGCCGCGGTCGAGGCGTGGGCCGCCGCCGACGTCGACCCCGACGACGCGCGGGAGGCGCTCGACGCCGCACGGGGCGGCGGGCTGGAGACGCTGCGCGACGCCTGGACCGGCTCTCTGCAGTTCGGCACCGCCGGCCTGCGCGGCGCCATGGCACCGGGGCCGAACCGGATGAACCGCTCGGTCGTCGTCCGCGCGGCCGCCGGTCTCGGCGCCTACCTGCGGGAGCAGGTCGGGCCCGCCGCCGGGGCGCCGCTCGTCGTCGTCGGCCACGACGCCCGCCACCGGTCCGGGGTGTTCGCCACCGACTCCGCCGCCGTGCTCACCGCGGCCGGCTGCCGGGTCGTGCTCCTGCCCGGTGCGCTGCCGACGCCGGTCCTCGCCCACGCCGTGCGCCGGCTCGGGGCCGACGCGGGCGTCATGGTGACCGCCAGCCACAACCCCAAGGACGACAACGGCTACAAGGTGTACCTCGGCGGCCGGGTCGCCCCCGGCCCCGGCGAGGGCGTCCAGATCGTCCCGCCGGCCGACGCCGGCATCGCCGCGCGCATCGCGGCCGCGCCCGCCCCGGTCGACGTGCCCCGGGCCGGGGACGGCTGGGAGGTCGCCGACGCGTCCCTGCTCGACGGCTACGTCGACGCGGTCGTCGGCCTGCTGCCGCCCGGCCCGCGGGGGCTGCGGCTGGTGACCACCGCCATGCACGGGGTCGGACAGCCCGTCCTGTCCCGTGTCCTGGCCGGCGCCGGGTTCACCGACGTCACGCCGGTCCCCGAGCAGGCGGAGCCGGACCCCGACTTCCCCACCGTGCCGTTCCCCAACCCCGAGGAGCCGGGCGCGCTCGACCTCGCGCTCGACCTGGCCGCCCGCAGCGGGGCCGACCTCGTCGTCGCCGTCGACCCCGACGCCGACCGCTCCAGCGTCGCCGTCCCCGACCCCGCCCGCGGGCCGGCCGGCAGCGCCGCAGGCTGGCGCCAGCTCACCGGCGACGAGGTCGGCGCGCTGCTCGGGGAGCACGTGCTCACCCGCTCCCCCGCCCCGGTCGAGGGCGTCGACCCCGACGAGCCGGCGACCGTCGCGTGCTCCCTGGTGTCCGGGTCGCTGCTGCACCGGGTCGCGGCTGCCCACGGGGTCCGCTCGGCCTCGACGCTCACGGGCTTCAAGTGGATCGCCCGCACCCCGGGCCTGGTCATGGGCTACGAGGAGGCGATCGGCTACTGCGTCGCGCCGTCGGTGGTCCGCGACAAGGACGGCATCAGCGCCTCGCTGCTGCTCGTCGAGCTCGCCGCGGCCGAGGCGGCGCGCGGCCGGTCGCTCCTGGACCGCCTCGACGCGCTGGCGCTCGCCCACGGCGTG
The sequence above is a segment of the Aquipuribacter hungaricus genome. Coding sequences within it:
- a CDS encoding phospho-sugar mutase, whose amino-acid sequence is MSAADPALLAAVEAWAAADVDPDDAREALDAARGGGLETLRDAWTGSLQFGTAGLRGAMAPGPNRMNRSVVVRAAAGLGAYLREQVGPAAGAPLVVVGHDARHRSGVFATDSAAVLTAAGCRVVLLPGALPTPVLAHAVRRLGADAGVMVTASHNPKDDNGYKVYLGGRVAPGPGEGVQIVPPADAGIAARIAAAPAPVDVPRAGDGWEVADASLLDGYVDAVVGLLPPGPRGLRLVTTAMHGVGQPVLSRVLAGAGFTDVTPVPEQAEPDPDFPTVPFPNPEEPGALDLALDLAARSGADLVVAVDPDADRSSVAVPDPARGPAGSAAGWRQLTGDEVGALLGEHVLTRSPAPVEGVDPDEPATVACSLVSGSLLHRVAAAHGVRSASTLTGFKWIARTPGLVMGYEEAIGYCVAPSVVRDKDGISASLLLVELAAAEAARGRSLLDRLDALALAHGVHVTAPVTLRLEDMSVVGPVLARLLAEPPADLAGTAVTSVEDLAAGVDGLPPTTGVRLRAVEPGAGPGGAAARAARVVVRPSGTEPKLKAYLEVVEPVGTGPDGLAAARAGGGERMARLADQVRALLA